In Paractinoplanes brasiliensis, the following proteins share a genomic window:
- a CDS encoding DUF4132 domain-containing protein: MGWVPAGADYEISVDRGKVVARKGGGRALKSLPKALKDDEAVLGLRQLVEWLRRHEASCRGEVERWMVRSLAVPAGVIAQVWADETWRAVLHDAVVVPVTADGEWDVAAAGLLRDAEPGTGLGVVDLDGESARITAATVALPHPVRLPDLDDLREFAADLGVEQGLLQLFREIWRKPAAEAEQRAELRRYSGARYKELRHVQSRATAAGYRVQGGTAVCRVWEGGATVVASVWIGDGDPSYETETSDLSFADPSGEPIAPGDVPPVAWSEGLRMAATLHAGRVADEEGDR, from the coding sequence ATGGGCTGGGTGCCGGCCGGTGCCGACTATGAGATCAGCGTCGACAGGGGCAAGGTTGTCGCGCGCAAGGGTGGGGGCAGGGCGCTCAAGAGCCTGCCCAAGGCGCTGAAGGACGACGAGGCGGTTCTCGGCCTGCGGCAGCTTGTCGAGTGGCTGCGCCGGCACGAGGCGTCCTGCCGCGGCGAGGTCGAGCGGTGGATGGTCCGGTCGTTGGCGGTGCCGGCCGGCGTGATCGCCCAGGTCTGGGCCGACGAGACGTGGCGTGCCGTCCTGCACGACGCCGTCGTGGTGCCCGTGACCGCCGACGGCGAGTGGGATGTGGCCGCCGCGGGCCTGTTACGTGACGCCGAGCCGGGCACGGGCCTGGGCGTGGTGGACCTCGACGGCGAGTCCGCCCGCATCACCGCCGCGACGGTTGCCCTTCCCCATCCCGTACGCCTTCCCGACCTCGACGACCTGCGTGAGTTCGCCGCCGACCTCGGCGTCGAGCAGGGTCTTCTCCAGCTCTTCCGTGAGATCTGGCGCAAACCCGCGGCCGAGGCCGAGCAGCGGGCCGAACTGCGGCGCTATTCCGGGGCCCGTTACAAAGAGCTGCGCCACGTGCAGTCGCGCGCCACCGCGGCGGGCTATCGCGTGCAGGGCGGCACGGCCGTCTGCCGGGTGTGGGAGGGCGGCGCGACCGTCGTCGCCTCGGTCTGGATCGGCGACGGTGATCCGAGTTACGAGACCGAGACGTCCGACCTGAGCTTCGCCGACCCGTCCGGCGAGCCGATCGCCCCGGGCGACGTGCCGCCGGTGGCCTGGTCCGAGGGTCTGCGCATGGCCGCCACCCTGCACGCCGGCCGCGTCGCCGACGAGGAGGGCGACCGATGA
- a CDS encoding ATP-binding protein has translation MTARQIDPPELRYADELAFLAAADEGPRPPGWRLTPRAVVTFVAGSAGVPVRGRVIEPKFVGERALVERCVVTLAGERGLLLVGEPGTAKSMLSELLAAAICGTSALAVQGTAGTSEDQLRYGWNYALLLAQGPSPESLVPSPILTAMRTGAVARVEEITRCLPEVQDALVSIMSERRISVPELAGDEAATSYAVPGFCLIATANLRDRGVSEMSAALKRRFNFEVVPPIADLDDEVALVTRQARAAVERGGAAFDIDEAVLETLVTAFRDLRTGSSAEGWEVERPSSVMSTAEAVAVAASIGLSAAYLPGPDPLSLLPGHLLGVVRKDDPADAERLLAYWDGALRRRAEAGSRMWRQLWEHRDVLRD, from the coding sequence GTGACCGCCCGCCAGATCGACCCGCCCGAACTCCGGTACGCCGACGAGCTGGCCTTCCTCGCCGCGGCCGACGAGGGCCCGCGCCCCCCGGGCTGGCGTCTCACCCCGCGGGCCGTGGTCACGTTCGTGGCCGGTTCGGCCGGCGTCCCGGTGCGGGGCAGGGTGATCGAGCCCAAGTTCGTCGGCGAGCGGGCCCTGGTCGAGCGCTGCGTCGTCACGCTGGCCGGGGAACGCGGGCTGCTGCTGGTCGGCGAGCCCGGCACCGCCAAGTCGATGCTCTCCGAACTGCTCGCCGCGGCCATCTGCGGCACCAGCGCGCTGGCCGTGCAGGGCACCGCGGGCACCAGCGAGGACCAGCTCCGGTACGGCTGGAACTACGCGCTGCTGTTGGCCCAGGGGCCCTCGCCCGAATCGCTGGTGCCGTCGCCGATCCTCACCGCCATGCGGACCGGAGCCGTGGCCCGCGTCGAAGAGATCACCCGCTGCCTGCCCGAGGTGCAGGACGCCCTGGTCTCGATCATGTCGGAGCGCCGGATCAGCGTGCCCGAGCTGGCCGGTGACGAGGCAGCCACCAGCTACGCCGTACCCGGGTTCTGCCTGATCGCCACGGCGAACCTGCGCGACCGCGGGGTGTCCGAGATGTCGGCCGCGCTCAAACGGCGGTTCAACTTCGAGGTCGTGCCGCCGATCGCCGACCTGGACGACGAGGTCGCGCTGGTGACCCGCCAGGCGCGGGCCGCCGTGGAACGTGGCGGGGCGGCCTTCGACATCGACGAGGCGGTGCTCGAGACCCTGGTGACGGCGTTCCGTGACCTGCGTACGGGAAGCAGCGCCGAAGGGTGGGAGGTGGAGCGCCCGTCCTCGGTGATGAGCACGGCGGAGGCGGTCGCGGTGGCGGCCTCGATCGGATTGTCAGCGGCGTACCTGCCCGGGCCCGACCCGCTGTCGCTGCTGCCCGGTCATCTGCTCGGCGTGGTGCGAAAGGACGACCCGGCCGACGCCGAGCGCCTGCTGGCGTACTGGGACGGCGCCCTGCGCCGGCGGGCCGAGGCGGGCTCGCGCATGTGGCGGCAGCTGTGGGAACACCGGGACGTGCTGCGTGACTGA
- a CDS encoding DUF5682 family protein: MTDPRSQISSLADDPRVQLIGVRHHSPVLAAAVPALLDAFDPATVLVELPAEMQPWLGGLADPGLSAPVALAAADPDGAVAFYPFADFSPELAALRWAHRRGVPAICCDLPLVDRAWRARAGSAPAASEPGHAGQASSGTAASGADRESGAGSVAGSSWAEAVQATLTGRADDDLWDRWVEAGAPGSPPESVRRAALAAGWALRQDASRSGFDAIDLAREAWMRGHLSRTRGRVSVVVGAFHAPALLDGPVPDEFPLVSAAELPRSEAEPVISLVPYTFDLLDARSGYPAGIRDPRWQQAVHECAADPEGIRRAADRFAVEVTRELRAHGQPAGPGEAAEVARLAADLASLRSLPAPGRGELVEALQTVLAQGAPAGVGRGVARAMDTVLIGQRRGRLPKGTPVTGLRPAVEADLVRLKLPGPGEKWKQVRLDPMRSPTDRERDLMIRRLNAFGALYGSAGTSGPVPGGETLTTTWRVEWTPSADAALAVAALHGVTTAQAAEGVLASRRRREQQAGGPTAEQALAGLEEAAACGLPSLTRARLSDVRGMVGGLEQIVAGLRLLGRLERGHLGEPLVDVSDARDTLQAAAVAAVAGLTGSQRLEDARALLDLVQSADESGRRLRLGHAIKTLARDGSPLMRGAAAAVGVLLGHEEPQAFGVRLGSWADLPGAEATDRLRGALSVAGALLQSPGEALTPLLTVIETMPDDTFVRRLPALRGGFDALSPADRDRLLETVTDRHGDFSAALPTDAITLAAWMAADRAGAAAIRFVGLSVDAVAPSGASGAKPSASGAMSAGPSGVGAIERSPFGAMSAGPSGSASGATFVGAGPLDVVPPGPPAAEPSGTGAVSGGAGPSGVSATERSGSGATFAGAGPVDVVSSGAPATEPSLSSVTFAGVGAVGDSSPGASVLGRSLGADAAGERAVEIAAVERWRLLLGRESDQLAPGRRRLATALDELYGGGRGEGAYTVGGGGGQETAYPEARDWLKDVEALFGADVRDEVLARAAEKGRLDALLVADPDRVRASVDLLHAVLSLAGGLPEARLAKLRPLVARLTDELTARLARRIRPALTGIGTPRPTLRPSGRLDLAATLRRNLHTARTDGDGRVRIVPERPVFRSRGRRSVDWQVILLVDVSGSMEESTIWAALTASVLAGVPALRTHFVTFSTEVIDLTDRVTDPLSLLLGIRVGGGTHIAAALRYARQMSVVPARTMVITISDFEEGFPLGDLLGATRALVDDGVTLLGCASLDDQGRPRYSTGVAGQLVAAGMPVAALSPLELAGWIGDRVR, encoded by the coding sequence GTGACTGATCCCCGCTCGCAGATCTCTTCCCTGGCCGACGACCCGCGCGTCCAGCTGATCGGCGTGCGCCATCACTCGCCGGTGCTGGCCGCCGCGGTGCCGGCCCTGCTCGACGCGTTCGACCCGGCGACGGTGCTGGTCGAGTTGCCGGCCGAGATGCAGCCGTGGCTGGGCGGGCTGGCCGACCCGGGCCTGTCGGCGCCGGTCGCCCTGGCCGCGGCCGACCCGGACGGGGCGGTCGCCTTCTATCCGTTCGCCGACTTCAGCCCGGAGCTGGCCGCGCTGCGCTGGGCCCACCGCCGGGGCGTGCCGGCGATCTGCTGCGATCTGCCTCTCGTCGACCGCGCGTGGCGGGCTCGTGCGGGTTCGGCCCCGGCGGCTTCTGAGCCGGGTCACGCGGGGCAAGCAAGTTCGGGCACCGCTGCTTCCGGGGCCGACCGGGAATCCGGGGCGGGCTCGGTGGCCGGCTCGAGCTGGGCCGAAGCTGTGCAGGCGACCCTGACCGGGCGGGCTGACGACGATCTGTGGGACCGCTGGGTCGAGGCGGGTGCGCCGGGCAGCCCGCCCGAATCGGTGCGCCGGGCCGCGCTGGCCGCGGGGTGGGCGCTGCGCCAAGATGCTTCCCGCTCCGGCTTCGACGCCATCGACCTGGCGCGCGAGGCCTGGATGAGGGGCCACCTCTCCCGTACGCGGGGCCGGGTGTCCGTGGTCGTCGGCGCGTTCCATGCCCCGGCGCTGCTGGACGGGCCTGTCCCGGACGAATTCCCGCTGGTTTCGGCCGCGGAGCTGCCCAGGTCTGAAGCCGAGCCCGTCATCTCGCTCGTGCCCTACACGTTCGACCTGCTTGATGCACGGTCGGGCTATCCGGCGGGCATCCGGGACCCGCGCTGGCAGCAAGCCGTTCACGAGTGTGCCGCCGACCCCGAGGGCATCCGGCGGGCGGCCGACCGGTTCGCCGTCGAGGTCACCCGCGAGCTGCGGGCACACGGGCAGCCGGCCGGGCCCGGGGAGGCGGCCGAGGTGGCGCGCCTGGCCGCCGACCTGGCATCGCTGCGGTCGCTGCCGGCGCCGGGCCGGGGTGAGCTGGTCGAGGCGCTGCAGACGGTGCTGGCCCAGGGCGCCCCGGCGGGCGTTGGCCGCGGCGTGGCCCGCGCGATGGACACCGTCCTGATCGGACAGCGGCGAGGCCGGCTGCCCAAGGGGACTCCCGTCACCGGTTTGCGGCCGGCGGTGGAGGCCGACCTCGTACGGCTCAAGCTGCCCGGCCCCGGCGAGAAGTGGAAGCAGGTCCGGCTCGACCCGATGCGCTCGCCCACCGACCGGGAACGCGATCTCATGATCCGGCGGCTCAACGCGTTCGGCGCGCTGTACGGCAGTGCGGGAACGAGCGGGCCGGTTCCGGGCGGCGAAACGCTCACGACGACTTGGCGGGTGGAGTGGACACCCTCGGCCGACGCGGCCCTCGCCGTCGCCGCGTTGCACGGGGTGACGACGGCCCAGGCGGCCGAGGGTGTGCTGGCGAGCCGTCGCCGCCGGGAACAGCAGGCGGGCGGGCCGACAGCCGAGCAGGCGCTGGCCGGGCTCGAGGAGGCGGCCGCGTGCGGGTTGCCCTCGCTGACCCGGGCGCGGCTGTCCGACGTACGGGGAATGGTTGGAGGTCTTGAGCAGATCGTGGCGGGGTTGCGCCTGCTCGGCCGGCTCGAACGGGGTCATCTCGGCGAGCCGCTCGTGGACGTGTCCGACGCGCGCGACACCTTGCAGGCGGCGGCCGTGGCGGCGGTGGCCGGGCTGACCGGTTCGCAACGGCTGGAGGACGCGCGGGCCCTGCTCGACCTGGTGCAATCGGCCGACGAGTCCGGGCGTCGGCTGCGCCTGGGCCACGCGATCAAGACGCTGGCCCGCGACGGATCCCCGCTGATGCGCGGCGCCGCGGCGGCGGTGGGAGTGCTGCTGGGACATGAGGAGCCACAAGCTTTCGGCGTACGCCTCGGCTCGTGGGCTGACCTGCCCGGCGCCGAGGCCACCGACCGCCTGCGTGGCGCCCTGAGCGTGGCCGGCGCGCTGCTGCAGTCGCCCGGCGAGGCGCTGACGCCGTTGCTCACGGTCATCGAGACCATGCCCGACGACACCTTCGTACGGCGATTGCCCGCCCTGCGCGGTGGTTTCGATGCCTTGTCCCCGGCCGACCGCGACCGCTTGCTGGAAACCGTCACCGACCGGCACGGCGACTTCTCGGCCGCGCTGCCCACCGACGCCATCACCCTGGCCGCGTGGATGGCCGCCGATCGCGCCGGGGCGGCCGCCATCCGCTTCGTGGGTCTTTCCGTGGACGCCGTCGCGCCCTCGGGTGCGTCCGGCGCCAAGCCGTCGGCGTCTGGCGCGATGTCTGCCGGGCCGTCGGGCGTGGGCGCCATCGAGCGTTCGCCGTTTGGGGCGATGTCTGCCGGGCCCTCGGGGTCGGCGTCCGGTGCGACGTTTGTCGGTGCGGGACCGCTCGATGTCGTGCCCCCGGGCCCGCCTGCCGCTGAGCCGTCGGGGACAGGCGCTGTGTCTGGCGGCGCCGGGCCGTCGGGCGTGAGTGCCACCGAGCGTTCGGGATCTGGTGCGACGTTTGCCGGTGCGGGACCGGTCGATGTCGTGTCCTCGGGCGCGCCTGCCACCGAGCCATCGCTGTCCAGCGTGACGTTTGCGGGCGTCGGGGCGGTCGGCGACTCCTCCCCGGGCGCCTCTGTTCTCGGGCGCTCCCTTGGAGCAGACGCTGCCGGGGAGCGCGCGGTTGAGATCGCGGCGGTGGAGCGGTGGCGGCTGCTGCTGGGGCGGGAGAGCGACCAACTGGCGCCGGGGCGACGGCGGCTGGCGACGGCACTTGACGAGCTTTACGGGGGTGGGCGCGGGGAAGGGGCGTACACGGTCGGCGGCGGGGGTGGGCAGGAGACCGCCTATCCCGAGGCACGTGACTGGCTGAAAGACGTGGAGGCGCTGTTCGGGGCGGATGTCCGCGACGAGGTCCTGGCCCGGGCGGCCGAGAAGGGGCGGCTCGACGCCTTGCTGGTGGCGGACCCTGACCGCGTACGGGCGTCGGTTGACCTTTTGCATGCGGTGTTGTCGCTGGCCGGAGGGCTTCCCGAGGCGCGGCTGGCCAAGTTGCGGCCGTTGGTGGCCCGCCTGACCGACGAGCTGACCGCTCGACTGGCGCGACGGATCCGGCCCGCGCTCACAGGGATCGGGACACCCCGGCCCACGCTTCGGCCGAGCGGACGGCTCGATCTGGCGGCGACCCTCCGGCGCAACCTGCACACCGCGCGGACCGACGGCGACGGGCGAGTGCGGATCGTGCCGGAAAGGCCGGTCTTCCGCAGCCGGGGGCGGCGCAGCGTCGACTGGCAGGTGATCCTGCTGGTGGACGTGTCCGGGTCGATGGAGGAGTCGACGATCTGGGCCGCGCTCACCGCGTCGGTGCTGGCCGGGGTGCCCGCCCTGCGGACGCACTTCGTCACGTTCTCGACCGAGGTGATCGACCTGACCGACCGGGTGACCGACCCGCTGTCGCTGCTGCTGGGGATCCGGGTGGGCGGCGGCACGCACATCGCGGCGGCGCTGCGGTACGCCCGACAGATGAGCGTCGTGCCCGCCCGCACGATGGTGATCACGATCAGCGACTTCGAGGAGGGGTTCCCGCTGGGTGACCTGCTCGGCGCCACCAGGGCCCTGGTCGACGACGGCGTGACGCTGCTCGGCTGCGCAAGCCTCGATGACCAGGGCCGTCCGCGCTACAGCACCGGGGTGGCCGGGCAGCTCGTCGCGGCCGGAATGCCGGTGGCCGCGTTGAGCCCGCTCGAGCTGGCGGGCTGGATCGGGGACCGGGTCCGATGA